A genomic window from Glycine max cultivar Williams 82 chromosome 17, Glycine_max_v4.0, whole genome shotgun sequence includes:
- the LOC100500033 gene encoding alpha-amylase inhibitor/lipid transfer/seed storage family protein precursor, translating to MASKAALLLCLNVLFFTVVSSTYVPCNPPPKTPKHPPVPKPPSPKLASCPKDTIKFGVCADVLGLINVQLGKPPKTPCCNLIQGLADLEAAVCLCTALKANVLGINLNVPVNLSLLLNYCGKGVPKGFVCY from the coding sequence ATGGCTTCCAAGGCTGCACTTCTCTTGTGTCTCAATGTTCTCTTTTTCACTGTGGTTAGTTCCACATATGTGCCATGTAATCCACCCCCCAAAACTCCCAAACACCCACCTGTCCCAAAGCCACCATCCCCAAAGCTAGCAAGCTGCCCCAAAGACACTATTAAGTTCGGTGTGTGTGCTGATGTGTTAGGTTTGATTAATGTGCAACTTGGGAAGCCACCAAAGACCCCATGCTGCAACCTAATTCAGGGTCTTGCTGATCTTGAAGCTGCAGTGTGCCTTTGCACTGCTCTCAAGGCTAATGTGTTGGGCATCAACCTCAATGTTCCAGTGAACTTGAGCTTGCTTCTAAACTACTGTGGAAAGGGTGTTCCCAAGGGATTCGTCTGCTATTAA
- the LOC100499835 gene encoding autophagy-related protein 8f-like, producing the protein MAKSYFKQEHDLEKRRAEAARIREKYPDRIPVIVEKAERSDIPSIDKKKYLVPADLTVGQFVYVIRKRIKLSAEKAIFIFVDNVLPPTGAIMSSIYDEKKDEDGFLYVTYSGENTFGDLTSH; encoded by the exons ATGGCAAAGAGTTACTTCAAACAAGAGCATGATCTTG AGAAGAGAAGAGCTGAGGCTGCTAGGATTAGAGAGAAATACCCAGACCGTATCCCG GTGATTGTGGAGAAGGCAGAAAGAAGTGATATCCCAAGTATTGACAAGAAGAA GTACCTTGTCCCTGCTGATCTGACAGTTGGACAGTTTGTCTATGTTATCCGCAAAAGGATTAAATTAAGTGCAGAAAAGGCAATCTTTATCTTTGTGGACAACGTCCTTCCACCTACAG GAGCAATTATGTCTTCCATATATGATGAGAAGAAGGATGAAGATGGGTTTCTTTATGTTACTTACAGTGGAGAGAACACTTTTGGGGATCTGACTTCCCATTAG
- the LOC100500518 gene encoding alpha-amylase inhibitor/lipid transfer/seed storage family protein precursor codes for MTSKGAILLCLNVLFFTVVSSTYVPCNPPPKTPKHPPVPKPPSPKQVSCPKDTVKFGVCADVLGLINVQLGKPPKTPCCSLIQGLADLEAAVCLCTALKANVLGINLNVPVNLSLLLNYCGKGVPKGFVCY; via the coding sequence ATGACTTCCAAGGGTGCAATTCTCTTGTGTCTCAATGTTCTCTTCTTCACTGTGGTTAGTTCCACATATGTTCCATGCAACCCACCCCCCAAAACTCCCAAACACCCACCTGTCCCAAAGCCACCTTCCCCAAAGCAAGTTTCTTGCCCCAAGGACACTGTTAAGTTTGGTGTGTGTGCTGATGTGTTAGGTTTGATTAACGTGCAACTAGGGAAGCCACCAAAAACCCCATGCTGCAGCCTCATTCAGGGTCTTGCTGATCTTGAAGCTGCAGTGTGCCTTTGCACTGCTCTCAAGGCTAATGTGTTGGGCATCAACCTCAATGTTCCAGTGAACTTGAGCTTGCTTCTCAACTACTGTGGAAAGGGTGTTCCCAAGGGATTCGTCTGCTACTAA
- the LOC100306514 gene encoding NADH-ubiquinone oxidoreductase ASHI subunit family protein, whose amino-acid sequence MAGRLTNAASRILGGNGVVYRSVASSLRLRSGMGLPVGKHYVPDKPLPMNEELLWDNGTAFPEPCIDRIADTVGKYEALAWLCGGLSFFASLGLLAVWNDKASKTPFAPKVYPYDNLRVELGGEP is encoded by the exons ATGGCAGGGAGATTGACGAACGCAGCATCGAGGATCTTAGGCGGAAACGGCGTCGTTTACCGATCCGTTGCTTCCTCTCTTCGCCTCCGCTCCGGCATGGGCCTCCCCGTCGGCAAACACTATGTTCCCGACAAACCC CTTCCCATGAATGAGGAACTCCTGTGGGACAACGGCACTGCATTTCCCGAACCGTGTATAGATCGTATTGCTGACACTGTCGGAaag TATGAAGCATTGGCCTGGCTGTGTGGGGGATTGAGTTTTTTCGCGTCGCTGGGATTGTTGGCTGTGTGGAATGACAAAGCCTCCAAGACACCGTTT GCACCCAAAGTATATCCATATGACAATCTGCGAGTGGAGCTTGGTGGTGAACCATAG
- the LOC100803035 gene encoding L-lactate dehydrogenase A: MHKSASGSTLGPGGLDLTQAFFRPITNAAPPSPTKRHNKISVIGAGNVGMAIAQTILTQDLTDELVLVDTNTDKLRGEMLDLQHAAAFLPRTKINSSADSSVTAGSDLCIVTAGARQIVGESRLNLLQRNLSLFRAIIPPLVRYSPDTILLIVSNPVDILTYVAWKLSGFPSNRVIGSGTNLDSSRFRFLIADHLDLNAQDVQAYIVGEHGDSSVALWSSISIGGVPVLSFLESQHIGYEKETLENIHKSVIDGAYEVIRLKGYTSWAIGYSVANLARSFIRDQRKIHPVSVLAKGFYGIDGEVFLSLPALVGRGGVLSVTNVHLNEEETQRLKDSAKTIHEVQTQLGI, translated from the exons atgcacaAGAGCGCTTCAGGTTCCACGTTGGGCCCGGGCGGCCTGGACCTAACCCAGGCCTTCTTCAGGCCCATAACCAACGCGGCTCCTCCCTCTCCGACCAAGCGCCACAACAAGATCTCCGTGATCGGCGCCGGCAACGTGGGAATGGCCATAGCGCAGACCATCCTCACTCAGGACCTCACCGACGAGCTCGTCCTCGTCGACACCAACACCGACAAGCTCCGCGGCGAGATGCTTGACCTCCAGCACGCCGCCGCCTTCCTCCCCCGCACCAAGATCAACTCCTCCGCCGATTCCTCCGTCACCGCCGGCTCCGACCTCTGCATCGTCACCGCCGGCGCCCGCCAGATAGTCGGCGAGTCACGCCTCAACCTCCTCCAGAGGAACCTCTCCCTCTTCCGCGCCATCATTCCGCCTCTCGTCCGTTACTCCCCCGACACCATTCTCCTCATCGTTTCCAACCCCGTCGACATTCTCACCTACGTCGCTTGGAAACTCTCTGGTTTCCCCTCCAACCGCGTCATCGGCTCCGGCACCAACTTGGACTCTTCCCGCTTTCGTTTCCTCATCGCCGATCATCTCGACCTCAACGCTCAGGACGTACAG GCATATATAGTAGGGGAGCATGGGGATAGTTCGGTGGCGTTGTGGTCTAGCATTAGCATAGGGGGTGTTCCGGTTCTGAGCTTTTTGGAGAGCCAACACATTGGGTATGAGAAAGAGACGTTGGAGAACATACACAAGTCAGTGATAGATGGTGCCTATGAAGTGATCAGGCTGAAAGGGTACACTTCATGGGCCATTGGGTACTCTGTGGCTAACTTGGCACGGTCCTTCATCAGGGACCAGAGGAAGATCCACCCTGTGTCTGTTCTGGCTAAGGGCTTTTACGGGATCGATGGAGAAGTGTTCCTGAGTTTGCCTGCACTTGTTGGTAGAGGAGGGGTTCTGAGTGTGACCAATGTGCACTTGAATGAAGAGGAGACACAGAGGCTTAAGGACTCTGCCAAGACCATCCACGAGGTGCAGACTCAATTGGGTATTTGA